One genomic segment of Protaetiibacter intestinalis includes these proteins:
- a CDS encoding response regulator transcription factor yields the protein MAAPIRLAVVDDHRMILSGLANWIRNATDEIDVVAELATWPELLTHPSFPVDVVLLDLDLKDNIPVAVKISALKSTGVRVVLMSTYSEPNVVREALAAGALGYLVKSEDAEMIVEAIRAAAQGESFVSAELDLAINASDIGGAPKLSAQERRVMALYGGGEPVKSVAYQLGISEETAKSYLKRIREKYRVAGIDVGTKVALRRRAIQDGILIQDAPTGSF from the coding sequence ATGGCAGCCCCCATCCGACTCGCCGTCGTCGACGACCACCGCATGATCCTGAGCGGACTCGCGAACTGGATCCGGAACGCCACCGACGAGATCGACGTCGTCGCCGAGCTCGCGACCTGGCCCGAGCTGCTCACGCACCCCTCGTTCCCCGTCGACGTCGTGCTGCTGGACCTCGACCTCAAGGACAACATCCCGGTCGCCGTGAAGATCTCGGCCCTCAAGTCGACGGGCGTGCGCGTCGTGCTCATGAGCACCTACTCGGAGCCGAACGTCGTGCGCGAGGCGCTCGCGGCCGGCGCACTCGGGTATCTCGTGAAGAGCGAGGATGCCGAGATGATCGTGGAGGCGATCCGCGCGGCAGCGCAGGGCGAGAGCTTCGTCTCGGCCGAGCTCGACCTCGCGATCAACGCCTCCGACATCGGCGGCGCCCCCAAGCTCTCGGCGCAGGAGCGCCGTGTCATGGCGCTCTACGGCGGCGGCGAGCCCGTCAAGTCGGTCGCCTACCAGCTCGGCATCTCGGAGGAGACCGCCAAGAGCTACCTCAAGCGCATCCGCGAGAAGTACCGTGTGGCGGGCATCGACGTGGGCACCAAGGTGGCCCTGCGCCGTCGCGCCATCCAGGACGGCATCCTCATCCAGGACGCCCCCACCGGCTCCTTCTGA
- a CDS encoding ADP-dependent NAD(P)H-hydrate dehydratase: MDASFGPEQAARWIAVPGPADDKYSRGVVGFVTGSARYPGAAVLGVEAALRTGVGMARYLGAGRPTRLVLQRRPEAVTAEGRVQAWVVGSGQDPDDVDELTAALRERALADPVPTVLDAGALSFAGRATGTRVLTPHAGELARLLGRDRAEVEADAAGAALEAASRLSAVVLLKGHTTYVADADGGLLSAASAPAWTATAGTGDALAGILGALLATHALELEADPGIAAPLAATAAVLHGLAAERASGGGPFTVLDLCAELPATIRSLLAG, from the coding sequence ATGGACGCATCGTTCGGCCCCGAGCAGGCGGCCCGGTGGATCGCCGTGCCGGGCCCGGCGGACGACAAGTACTCGCGCGGCGTGGTCGGCTTCGTGACGGGCTCGGCACGCTACCCGGGCGCCGCCGTGCTGGGGGTCGAGGCGGCGTTGCGCACCGGCGTCGGCATGGCGCGCTACCTCGGCGCGGGTCGCCCGACGCGGCTCGTGTTGCAGCGCCGGCCCGAGGCGGTCACGGCGGAGGGGCGCGTGCAGGCGTGGGTCGTGGGCTCTGGCCAGGATCCCGACGACGTCGACGAGCTCACCGCGGCGCTGCGTGAGCGGGCACTCGCCGACCCCGTGCCGACGGTGCTCGACGCCGGCGCACTGTCGTTCGCGGGCCGCGCGACCGGCACCCGCGTGCTCACCCCGCACGCCGGCGAGCTCGCCCGCCTGCTCGGTCGCGACCGCGCCGAGGTCGAGGCGGATGCCGCCGGCGCCGCCCTCGAGGCCGCCTCCCGCCTCTCGGCGGTCGTGCTGCTGAAGGGCCACACCACGTATGTCGCGGATGCCGACGGCGGCCTGCTGAGCGCCGCATCCGCCCCCGCCTGGACGGCGACCGCAGGCACCGGAGACGCGCTCGCCGGCATCCTGGGCGCGCTGCTCGCGACGCACGCACTCGAGCTCGAGGCCGACCCGGGCATCGCCGCGCCCCTCGCCGCGACCGCCGCCGTGCTGCACGGCCTCGCCGCCGAGCGGGCGAGCGGCGGCGGCCCCTTCACCGTGCTCGACCTCTGCGCCGAGTTGCCCGCCACGATCCGTTCCCTCCTCGCGGGGTAG
- a CDS encoding HAD family hydrolase, producing MNSGGHGPIRIPDRVVVFDYGEVISMSQSEHDRLALLGTASQTAEAFWPVYWRHRDALDKGELRVVEYWRAVADELGVSWDLPTVQRLWAIDFRSWISVEPGTVRVLQELHDGGTRIALLSNAGFDFGDAFRNAPFATLFERIFVSAELGMLKPDAEIYRHVTSELGIEPAQLVFIDNKAVNVEGATALGATGHVFTGVAELRGFLDSLAAEA from the coding sequence GTGAACTCCGGAGGTCATGGTCCCATCCGCATCCCCGACCGGGTGGTCGTCTTCGACTACGGCGAGGTGATCTCGATGTCGCAGAGCGAGCACGACCGTCTCGCCCTGCTCGGCACCGCCTCGCAGACGGCCGAGGCGTTCTGGCCCGTCTACTGGCGCCACCGCGACGCACTCGACAAGGGCGAGCTGCGCGTCGTGGAGTACTGGAGGGCGGTGGCCGACGAGCTCGGCGTCAGCTGGGATCTGCCCACGGTGCAGCGGCTCTGGGCGATCGACTTCCGCAGCTGGATCAGCGTCGAGCCCGGAACCGTGCGCGTGCTGCAGGAGCTGCACGACGGCGGCACGCGCATCGCGCTGCTCTCGAACGCGGGCTTCGACTTCGGCGACGCCTTCCGGAACGCCCCCTTCGCCACCCTCTTCGAGCGCATCTTCGTGAGCGCGGAGCTCGGGATGCTGAAACCGGACGCCGAGATCTACCGGCACGTGACCTCCGAGCTGGGCATCGAGCCCGCGCAGCTCGTGTTCATCGACAACAAGGCCGTCAACGTCGAGGGCGCCACCGCACTCGGGGCCACCGGTCACGTCTTCACGGGCGTCGCCGAGCTGCGCGGCTTCCTCGACTCGCTCGCGGCGGAGGCCTGA
- a CDS encoding SHOCT domain-containing protein has protein sequence MILGFAESQNAIYLVLGIVVLLVAGAACVYFLRGQGPTTQEVETRLAEERKVAAAKRRRANAWGIVAGIERVIRPRSTATNAESAAAAQIDALSDPATAQAIQNLQKLLYTRAITDAEFEAAKNKIVGRVDDQYSQILKLAELHEAGILGDVEFAAAKSRVLGL, from the coding sequence ATGATCCTCGGGTTCGCCGAGTCGCAGAACGCCATCTATCTAGTCCTGGGGATCGTCGTGCTGTTGGTCGCGGGGGCGGCCTGCGTTTATTTCCTTCGCGGTCAAGGTCCGACCACACAAGAGGTCGAGACTCGCCTCGCAGAGGAGCGCAAGGTGGCGGCGGCGAAGAGGCGAAGGGCGAACGCGTGGGGGATCGTGGCGGGCATCGAGCGGGTGATTCGACCTCGATCGACAGCGACTAATGCGGAGTCTGCTGCCGCCGCACAGATCGACGCGCTCTCCGATCCGGCAACCGCGCAGGCGATCCAGAACCTGCAGAAGCTGCTCTACACGCGGGCAATCACGGATGCAGAGTTCGAGGCCGCGAAGAACAAGATCGTGGGGCGAGTGGATGACCAGTACTCGCAGATCCTGAAGCTCGCCGAGTTGCACGAGGCCGGCATCTTGGGCGATGTCGAGTTTGCGGCGGCCAAGTCGCGCGTGCTCGGCCTGTAG
- a CDS encoding amino acid ABC transporter ATP-binding protein translates to MSAVLRAEGLWKAFGEREVLRGVDVALARHEVVALIGSSGSGKSTLLRCLGLLEPIDDGQIFLGEEDISDPRVDGNRVRARFGAVFQAYNLFPHLSVLDNVTLASRVVHRVPRGEAEERAMALLERIGLADKAREHPDRLSGGQQQRAAIVRAIATDPEVLLLDEITSALDPELVGEVLELVRELASDGATILMATHEMAFARDVANHVLFLDGGVVVEQGPPAELFTSPRHPRTREFLARLAP, encoded by the coding sequence GTGAGCGCGGTGCTGCGGGCCGAGGGCCTCTGGAAGGCGTTCGGCGAGCGCGAGGTGCTGCGCGGCGTGGATGTGGCCCTCGCGCGGCACGAGGTGGTCGCGCTCATCGGGTCGAGCGGCTCCGGCAAGTCGACGCTGCTGCGCTGCCTCGGGCTGCTCGAGCCCATCGACGACGGCCAGATCTTCCTCGGCGAGGAGGACATCTCCGACCCCCGCGTCGACGGCAACCGCGTGCGGGCGCGGTTCGGGGCGGTGTTCCAGGCCTACAACCTGTTCCCGCACCTCTCGGTGCTCGACAACGTGACCCTGGCATCCCGTGTCGTGCACCGGGTGCCCCGCGGCGAGGCCGAGGAGCGCGCGATGGCGCTGCTCGAGCGCATCGGGCTCGCCGACAAGGCGCGGGAGCATCCCGACCGGCTCTCGGGCGGCCAGCAGCAGCGCGCCGCCATCGTGCGGGCGATCGCGACCGACCCCGAGGTGCTGCTGCTCGACGAGATCACCTCGGCGCTCGACCCCGAACTCGTGGGCGAGGTGCTGGAGCTCGTGCGCGAGCTCGCCTCCGACGGCGCCACGATCCTCATGGCGACGCACGAGATGGCGTTCGCGCGCGACGTCGCGAACCACGTGCTGTTCCTCGACGGCGGCGTGGTCGTCGAGCAGGGCCCGCCCGCCGAGCTCTTCACGTCCCCCCGACACCCGCGCACCCGCGAGTTCCTCGCCCGCCTCGCCCCGTGA
- a CDS encoding ABC transporter substrate-binding protein — MTRIRTRLAAVASAAAIALSLAACASDAPSSDGADEGYITPGKLTIATGETAYEPYVIDDNPESGEGFEAAVAYAVAAELGFAPEDVVWVRTSFEAAIAPGPKTFDFNIQQYTITDERKQAVDFSSPYFEASQAIVALKGGAADGVASIADLKPLVLGAMAGSTSATTIEKAIEPDSDPQLYNSNEDAVAALNAGQIDALVLDLPTAYVAANFYIENAFLVGELPAAGVPDQWGLLLAKDSPLTPAVTAAVDKLREDGTLAELQDKWLSVLSEGVPQLQ; from the coding sequence ATGACCCGCATCCGCACCCGCCTGGCCGCCGTGGCCTCGGCGGCCGCGATCGCCCTCAGCCTCGCCGCCTGCGCGAGCGACGCCCCGTCGTCCGACGGCGCCGACGAGGGCTACATCACGCCCGGCAAGCTCACCATCGCGACCGGCGAGACCGCCTACGAGCCCTACGTGATCGACGACAATCCGGAATCCGGCGAGGGCTTCGAGGCGGCGGTCGCGTACGCGGTCGCCGCGGAGCTCGGCTTCGCCCCGGAGGACGTCGTCTGGGTGCGCACGAGCTTCGAGGCGGCCATCGCGCCCGGGCCGAAGACCTTCGACTTCAACATCCAGCAGTACACGATCACCGACGAGCGCAAGCAGGCGGTCGACTTCTCGAGCCCGTACTTCGAGGCGAGCCAGGCGATCGTGGCGCTGAAGGGCGGCGCGGCCGACGGTGTCGCGTCGATCGCCGACCTCAAGCCCCTCGTGCTCGGTGCGATGGCCGGCTCGACGAGCGCGACCACGATCGAGAAGGCCATCGAGCCCGACAGCGACCCGCAGCTGTACAACTCCAACGAGGACGCCGTCGCGGCGCTCAACGCGGGTCAGATCGACGCGCTCGTGCTCGACCTGCCGACCGCCTACGTCGCCGCCAACTTCTACATCGAGAACGCCTTCCTCGTCGGCGAGCTCCCCGCCGCAGGCGTGCCCGACCAGTGGGGCCTGCTGCTGGCGAAGGACTCGCCGCTGACGCCGGCCGTCACGGCGGCCGTCGACAAGCTCCGCGAGGACGGCACCCTCGCCGAGCTGCAGGACAAGTGGCTGTCGGTGCTCAGCGAGGGCGTCCCGCAGCTGCAGTAG
- a CDS encoding amino acid ABC transporter permease codes for MSSSVPASSRPAPHEPSRLEVERRAFRRARERRSVLLAIASTLVFAVLVWATVVNTPGWAAVQQAFFNPEIALRSLPRVWDGFLFNLQVLGISVVTVGISALLLASLRTLRGPVFFPVRALVAAYTDIFRGLPFIIVAYLIGFGLPTILQARIPPLWLGVLAITLTYSAYVSEVIRAGIEAVHPSQRLAARALGLGYVQTLRRIVLPQALRKMTPPLMNDFISMQKDVGLVSILGAVDAVRAANIEASQTYNFTPYIVAGILFILLAIPSIRLADWYTARLREREQTGSAL; via the coding sequence GTGAGTTCCTCCGTTCCGGCCTCGAGCCGACCGGCTCCCCACGAGCCGAGTCGGCTCGAGGTCGAACGTCGCGCCTTCCGCCGCGCCCGCGAGCGGCGCTCGGTGCTGCTCGCGATCGCCTCCACCCTGGTGTTCGCGGTGCTCGTGTGGGCGACCGTCGTCAACACCCCCGGCTGGGCGGCCGTGCAGCAGGCGTTCTTCAATCCGGAGATCGCGCTGCGCTCCCTCCCCCGGGTGTGGGACGGCTTCCTCTTCAACCTGCAGGTGCTCGGCATCTCGGTCGTCACCGTCGGCATCAGCGCGCTGCTGCTCGCCTCGCTGCGGACGCTGCGCGGCCCCGTGTTCTTCCCGGTGCGCGCGCTCGTCGCCGCCTACACCGACATCTTCCGCGGACTGCCGTTCATCATCGTCGCCTACCTTATCGGCTTCGGCCTGCCGACGATCCTGCAGGCCCGCATCCCTCCCCTCTGGCTCGGTGTGCTCGCCATCACGCTCACCTACTCGGCGTACGTGTCGGAGGTGATCCGGGCCGGCATCGAGGCGGTGCACCCCTCGCAGCGACTCGCGGCGCGCGCCCTCGGGCTCGGCTACGTGCAGACGCTGCGGCGCATCGTGCTGCCGCAGGCGCTGCGCAAGATGACGCCGCCGCTCATGAACGACTTCATCTCGATGCAGAAGGATGTGGGGCTCGTCTCGATCCTGGGGGCCGTGGACGCCGTGCGCGCGGCGAACATCGAGGCCTCGCAGACGTACAACTTCACGCCGTACATCGTCGCGGGCATCCTGTTCATCCTGCTCGCGATCCCCAGCATCCGGCTCGCCGACTGGTACACGGCGCGGCTGCGCGAGCGCGAGCAGACGGGGTCGGCGCTGTGA
- a CDS encoding MFS transporter yields the protein MTAAPPVLSPARTRLALLALALGGFGIGATEFVAMGLLPQIAQDLLPGVWASSSDDAIAQAGVMIAAYALGVVVGAPTIAVFAARVPRRIILLALTVAFTLGTVASALAPTFGLVVLFRFVAALPHGAYFGIAALVAASLMGPGKRGQGVALVLSGLTVANVVGVPLITALGQSAGWRIAYLVVAAIFAASVVAIRLTVPTQPGDPDATPRRELGAFARPAVWFALLTGSVGFAGFFAVYSYVAPLTTEVTGLPESAVPWALVTLGVGMTLGNLLGGWAADRGVLRALFLCFGVFAVVLLGLALTAAQPLGLFGFLFGVGGAAAALSPAIQTRLMDVAGDSQTLAAAVNHSALNIGNALGAFLGGAVIAAGWGYLAPTWLGLVLCAPGILLALAGAWVTSRR from the coding sequence GTGACCGCCGCGCCTCCCGTGCTCTCGCCCGCCCGCACCCGTCTCGCGCTGCTCGCGCTCGCCCTCGGCGGATTCGGGATCGGCGCGACCGAGTTCGTCGCCATGGGCCTGCTGCCGCAGATCGCGCAGGACCTGCTGCCGGGCGTCTGGGCCTCGTCCTCGGATGACGCGATCGCCCAGGCGGGCGTCATGATCGCCGCCTACGCCCTCGGCGTCGTGGTGGGCGCGCCGACCATCGCGGTGTTCGCGGCCCGGGTGCCGCGCCGCATCATCCTGCTCGCGCTGACGGTCGCGTTCACCCTCGGCACGGTCGCCTCGGCGCTCGCGCCCACCTTCGGGCTCGTCGTGCTGTTCCGTTTCGTCGCGGCGCTGCCGCACGGCGCGTACTTCGGCATCGCCGCCCTCGTGGCGGCCTCGCTCATGGGCCCGGGCAAGCGCGGCCAGGGTGTCGCGCTCGTGCTCTCGGGTCTCACGGTCGCGAACGTCGTGGGCGTGCCGCTCATCACGGCGCTCGGGCAGTCGGCCGGCTGGCGCATCGCGTATCTCGTGGTCGCCGCGATCTTCGCGGCGTCCGTGGTCGCCATCCGCCTCACCGTGCCGACGCAGCCGGGCGACCCGGATGCGACGCCGCGTCGCGAGCTCGGCGCCTTCGCGCGCCCCGCGGTGTGGTTCGCGCTGCTCACCGGTTCGGTGGGCTTCGCGGGCTTCTTCGCGGTCTACAGCTACGTCGCCCCGCTCACGACCGAGGTCACGGGGCTGCCCGAGTCGGCCGTGCCGTGGGCGCTCGTCACGCTGGGCGTGGGCATGACGCTCGGCAACCTGCTGGGGGGTTGGGCGGCGGATCGCGGGGTGCTGCGGGCGTTGTTCCTGTGCTTCGGCGTGTTCGCGGTCGTGCTGCTCGGCCTCGCGCTGACGGCGGCGCAGCCGCTCGGCCTGTTCGGCTTCCTGTTCGGGGTCGGTGGCGCGGCGGCGGCGCTCTCGCCGGCCATCCAGACCCGTCTCATGGACGTCGCGGGCGACAGCCAGACCCTCGCGGCGGCCGTCAACCACTCCGCGCTCAACATCGGCAACGCGCTCGGCGCGTTCCTCGGCGGCGCCGTGATCGCGGCCGGCTGGGGCTACCTCGCGCCCACCTGGCTCGGCCTCGTGCTCTGCGCCCCGGGCATCCTGCTCGCCCTCGCGGGCGCCTGGGTCACCTCGCGCAGGTAG
- a CDS encoding glycosyltransferase 87 family protein has product MTDAATGSGIRSRVASVASHPAVLWAAFVLVHLVLGLICLTHPSLPMGDVTIVYEYWMRQGLEADVWVGIDTAWVYPLLAIVPMAASAVFGWTFYASTWLSLVMAVDAAAFAVLLHRGRPERATAPVAWWWLAFLAAVGPVALGRIDSFATAVAIVGVLVIVGRPVLGSVLLSIAAWIKVWPAALVAGAVIALRQRVTVLTAAVATSAVVLLIGLILGGGTGLLSFITQQSGRGLQIESPLAIVAMWTAWAHGGTSIYYDRQILTFQLQGPGTEFAASLSTPLLALAVGAVAALGVVGAVRRRPSAVLLPPLLLALTAVLILFNKVGSPQFAGWLAAPVLFGLVTARLEGGRSFRVPAILALVIGALTQVVYPYLYGKLLGLDTVVLIALTARNVFYVILVGWAVTALVDAVRSDSEPS; this is encoded by the coding sequence ATGACGGATGCGGCGACCGGCTCCGGCATCCGGTCCCGCGTCGCGTCCGTCGCGTCGCATCCCGCGGTGCTGTGGGCGGCCTTCGTGCTCGTGCATCTCGTGCTCGGCCTCATCTGCCTCACGCATCCGAGCCTGCCGATGGGCGACGTCACGATCGTCTACGAGTACTGGATGCGGCAGGGGCTCGAGGCCGACGTCTGGGTCGGCATCGACACGGCCTGGGTCTATCCGCTGCTCGCGATCGTGCCGATGGCGGCGTCGGCCGTGTTCGGCTGGACGTTCTACGCGAGCACCTGGCTGAGCCTCGTGATGGCGGTCGACGCGGCCGCCTTCGCGGTGCTGCTGCACCGCGGTCGACCCGAGCGGGCGACGGCCCCCGTGGCGTGGTGGTGGCTCGCGTTCCTGGCGGCGGTGGGACCCGTCGCGCTCGGCCGGATCGACTCCTTCGCGACCGCCGTGGCGATCGTGGGGGTGCTCGTCATCGTCGGTCGTCCCGTGCTCGGCTCGGTGCTGCTCTCGATCGCGGCGTGGATCAAGGTGTGGCCCGCGGCGCTCGTCGCAGGGGCGGTCATCGCGCTGCGGCAGCGGGTGACGGTGCTCACCGCCGCGGTCGCGACGAGCGCCGTGGTGCTGCTGATCGGCCTCATCCTGGGTGGCGGCACCGGGCTGCTGAGCTTCATCACGCAGCAGAGCGGCCGCGGTCTACAGATCGAGTCGCCGCTCGCGATCGTCGCGATGTGGACGGCGTGGGCGCACGGCGGCACCTCGATCTACTACGACCGGCAGATCCTGACGTTCCAGCTCCAGGGTCCGGGCACCGAGTTCGCCGCGAGCCTCTCGACGCCCCTGCTGGCCCTCGCCGTCGGCGCCGTCGCCGCGCTCGGCGTGGTCGGTGCCGTGCGACGGCGTCCGTCCGCCGTGCTGCTGCCCCCGCTGCTGCTCGCGCTGACCGCCGTGCTCATCCTGTTCAACAAGGTCGGCTCGCCGCAGTTCGCCGGCTGGCTCGCCGCGCCCGTGCTGTTCGGACTCGTCACCGCACGGCTCGAGGGCGGGCGATCCTTCCGCGTGCCCGCGATCCTCGCGCTCGTGATCGGGGCGCTCACCCAGGTGGTGTACCCGTACCTGTACGGGAAGCTTCTGGGCCTCGACACGGTTGTCCTCATCGCGCTGACCGCGCGCAACGTGTTCTACGTCATCCTCGTCGGCTGGGCCGTGACGGCCCTCGTCGACGCCGTCAGATCGGATTCCGAGCCCTCGTGA
- a CDS encoding GTPase, with amino-acid sequence MSSEPTEPIDTWFETQFREKYQEHADKLGRFNLAIFGKTGVGKSTLINAVFGEDVAATGIGRPVTMDSHLYLSSADFLGIYDTRGVEIGDDSDTIIKALEELIHENRKKPLSDQIHAAWYCVRAMDRRFEPTEAEFIRRLGELDLPVIVVLTQVPARDGQRHAHAIAMADEIAKENLPIEGEPIMLMAMADEFTGQTQHGLEELLDATFRVVPEAVRDALIAAQKIDLARKRTKATTAIGAAIGTAGGIGGIPIPFSDALLLAPLQVGLIASISAIYGIKPDKAAMAATLMPVIATNAGKAAVVGLLKLIPVGGSIVGGIISGVTAGAITGAIGYAWAAVCERLVEGGDEALDGDALGALFNAEFLSQFTKLMPAKTTAK; translated from the coding sequence ATGTCATCCGAGCCCACCGAACCGATTGACACCTGGTTCGAGACCCAGTTCCGGGAAAAGTACCAGGAGCACGCTGACAAGCTCGGCCGATTCAACCTCGCGATCTTCGGAAAGACAGGTGTCGGCAAGTCGACGCTCATCAATGCTGTCTTCGGCGAGGATGTCGCGGCGACGGGCATTGGGCGACCTGTCACTATGGACAGCCATCTTTACCTCAGCAGCGCGGACTTCCTCGGCATCTATGACACCCGTGGCGTCGAGATTGGTGACGACTCCGACACCATCATCAAAGCTCTCGAGGAACTGATTCACGAGAACCGCAAGAAGCCGCTGTCCGACCAGATTCACGCGGCTTGGTACTGCGTGCGTGCGATGGATCGCCGCTTCGAGCCGACCGAAGCGGAGTTCATTCGGCGTCTTGGCGAGCTGGATCTCCCCGTCATCGTGGTGCTGACACAAGTCCCCGCGCGCGACGGTCAGCGGCATGCGCACGCCATTGCGATGGCCGACGAGATCGCGAAGGAGAACCTCCCGATCGAGGGAGAGCCGATAATGCTGATGGCCATGGCCGACGAGTTCACGGGCCAGACCCAGCACGGCCTCGAGGAACTTCTCGATGCCACGTTTCGCGTCGTTCCGGAGGCGGTTCGAGACGCGTTGATCGCGGCACAGAAGATCGACTTGGCGCGCAAGCGTACCAAGGCGACGACAGCGATCGGCGCCGCTATTGGGACGGCTGGCGGTATCGGCGGAATTCCCATCCCCTTCTCTGACGCGTTGCTCCTCGCACCACTGCAAGTGGGCCTCATCGCGTCTATCTCGGCGATCTACGGAATCAAGCCGGACAAAGCGGCCATGGCGGCGACCTTGATGCCTGTCATCGCGACTAACGCGGGCAAGGCCGCCGTCGTCGGACTACTCAAGCTCATCCCTGTCGGCGGCTCTATCGTGGGCGGCATCATCAGTGGTGTCACGGCAGGCGCCATCACGGGAGCGATCGGGTACGCCTGGGCGGCAGTGTGCGAGCGCCTTGTCGAAGGTGGTGACGAGGCGCTCGACGGCGACGCTCTGGGCGCGTTGTTCAATGCGGAGTTTCTGTCTCAGTTCACCAAACTGATGCCCGCGAAAACCACAGCGAAGTGA
- a CDS encoding NADH:flavin oxidoreductase/NADH oxidase, producing the protein MPGLFDPLTLRGTTFRNRLWVAPMCQYSVPARDGVPTDWHLVHLGSLARGGSGLVIAEATAVAPEGRISPEDTGLWNEAQEAAWSRIADFVRGQGAIPGIQLAHAGRKASTFSVWGDERDGSVPFDEGGWQTLAPSAIAFEGYAEPRALELAELPDVVRAFADAAVRAVRAGFGLVEVHAAHGYLLHQFLSPLSNRRDDAYGGPLEHRARLLLEVVRAVREAVGPELPVLVRFSATDWVEDGWDPEQTATVAAWAREAGADLFDISSGGLVAGARIPLGPGYQVHLAESVGEDAEVPVAAVGLITTPAQADAVIREGRADAVLLGRELLRDPHFPLRAAHELGVDLPYWPPQYLRARWR; encoded by the coding sequence ATGCCCGGCCTGTTCGACCCGCTCACCCTGCGCGGAACGACCTTCCGCAACCGGCTGTGGGTCGCGCCGATGTGCCAGTACTCGGTGCCGGCGCGCGACGGCGTGCCGACCGACTGGCACCTCGTGCACCTCGGCTCGCTCGCCCGCGGCGGCTCAGGGCTCGTGATCGCCGAGGCCACCGCCGTCGCGCCGGAGGGCCGCATCTCGCCCGAGGACACCGGACTGTGGAACGAGGCGCAGGAGGCCGCCTGGTCGCGGATCGCGGACTTCGTGCGCGGCCAGGGCGCGATCCCCGGCATCCAGCTCGCGCACGCCGGCCGCAAGGCCTCGACGTTCTCGGTGTGGGGCGATGAGCGGGACGGCTCGGTGCCGTTCGACGAGGGCGGCTGGCAGACTCTCGCCCCGTCGGCGATCGCCTTCGAGGGCTACGCGGAGCCGCGCGCGCTCGAGCTCGCCGAGCTGCCGGACGTCGTGCGGGCCTTCGCGGATGCCGCGGTCCGCGCCGTGCGCGCCGGTTTCGGCCTCGTCGAGGTGCACGCCGCCCACGGCTACCTGCTGCACCAGTTCCTCTCCCCGCTCTCGAACCGGCGCGACGACGCCTACGGCGGTCCGCTCGAGCACCGCGCCCGCCTGCTGCTCGAGGTGGTGCGCGCGGTGCGCGAGGCGGTCGGCCCGGAGCTGCCCGTGCTCGTGCGCTTCTCCGCCACCGACTGGGTGGAGGACGGCTGGGATCCCGAGCAGACCGCCACGGTCGCCGCCTGGGCACGCGAGGCCGGCGCCGACCTGTTCGACATCTCCTCGGGCGGCCTCGTCGCCGGCGCCCGCATCCCCCTCGGCCCGGGCTACCAGGTGCACCTGGCCGAGTCGGTCGGCGAGGACGCCGAGGTGCCGGTCGCCGCGGTGGGCCTCATCACGACCCCCGCCCAGGCGGATGCCGTCATCCGCGAGGGCCGAGCGGATGCCGTGCTGCTCGGCCGCGAGCTGCTGCGCGACCCGCACTTCCCGCTCCGCGCCGCCCACGAGCTGGGCGTCGACCTCCCCTACTGGCCGCCGCAGTACCTCCGCGCTCGCTGGCGTTGA